In the genome of Tachysurus vachellii isolate PV-2020 chromosome 9, HZAU_Pvac_v1, whole genome shotgun sequence, one region contains:
- the gatm gene encoding glycine amidinotransferase, mitochondrial: MLRVRCLRGGSRGAEAAHLIGAMIGRTASRWVQKAFQSSSSAAAVRSHTAEDAAVTEPTPDECPVCTYNEWDTLEEVIVGRAENARVPPFTVEVKANTYEKYWPFYQKYGGQTFPEEHLKKAITEIEEMCNILRHEGVVVKRPEPIDWSVEYKTPDFTSTGMYAAMPRDILLVVGNEIIEAPMAWRARFFEYRAYRPLIKEYFRQGAKWTTAPKPTMADELYDQDYPIRTVEDRHKLAAEGKFVTTEHEPCFDAADFIRAGTDLFVQRSQVTNFLGIEWMRRHLEPTYKVHIISFKDPNPMHIDATFNIIGPGLVLSNPDRPCRQIEMFKKAGWTVVHPPTPLIPDDHPLWMSSKWLSMNVLMLDEKRVMVDANETTIQKMFENLGIKTIKVNIRHANSLGGGFHCWTTDVRRRGTLQSYFH, translated from the exons ATGCTGAGAGTGCGCTGTCTGAGAGGAGGGAGCCGAGGAGCCGAGGCCGCTCACTTAATCGGAGCCATG ATCGGTCGTACGGCGTCCCGCTGGGTTCAGAAGGCATTTCAGAGCTCGAGCTCGGCTGCTGCCGTGAGATCCCATACGGCGGAGGACGCGGCCGTTACCGAGCCTACACCTGATGAGTGTCCGGTTTGCACTTATAACGAGTGGGACACGCTGGAGGAAGTGATTGTAGGGCGCGCAGAAAACGCACGCGTCCCTCCGTTTACTGTAGAGGTCAAG gCCAACACGTACGAGAAGTACTGGCCATTTTATCAGAAATACGGAGGGCAGACATTCCCTGAAGAGCACCTGAAGAAGGCGATTACTGAAATCGAGGAAATGTGCAATATCCTGCGCCATGAGGGCGTCGTCGTGAAGAGACCCGAACCCATCGACTGGTCCGTCGAGTACAAGACCCCCGACTTCACGTCCACAG gtatgtatgcAGCCATGCCACGGGACATCCTTCTGGTTGTGGGGAATGAGATCATCGAGGCTCCGATGGCGTGGAGAGCTCGTTTTTTCGAGTATCGTGCTTACAGGCCACTCATTAAAGAATACTTTAGACAAGGAGCAAAGTGGACCACTGCACCTAAACCCACCATGGCAGATGAGCTATATGAtcag gattacCCAATCCGTACAGTAGAGGACAGACACAAGCTGGCTGCAGAGGGGAAGTTTGTTACTACTGAACATGAGCCATGTTTTGATGCTGCTGATTTCATCCGAGCTGGAACAGATCTGTTTGTGCAGAGGAGtcag GTGACTAACTTCCTGGGAATCGAGTGGATGAGGCGTCACCTCGAACCCACCTACAAAGTGCACATCATCTCCTTTAAGGATCCAAACCCCATGCACATCGACGCCACCTTTAACATCATTGGACCCGGGCTGGTGCTGTCCAACCCAGATAGACCGTGTCGTCAG ATCGAGATGTTTAAGAAGGCCGGCTGGACTGTGGTGCATCCACCAACACCTTTAATTCCCGATG ATCATCCCCTCTGGATGTCCTCCAAGTGGTTGTCCATGAACGTCCTGATGCTGGACGAGAAGCGTGTCATGGTGGATGCTAATGAGACTACTAttcaaaaaatgtttgaaaatctTG GTATTAAGACGATTAAAGTGAACATCCGTCATGCTAACTCCCTGGGTGGAGGTTTCCACTGCTGGACCACAGACGTCCGGCGCAGAGGAACACTGCAGTCCTACTTCCACTAA